The genomic DNA GGGAATCTCTGAGCTCATATTGAACTGTGCTACCGCTTTTCCTATCTCGTTCGCCACCACGTTGAAGTGATACGTTTCTCCTCTTATTACAGCCCCGAGGACAATTATAGCATCGTGTATTTTGAGACTTAAAAGCTTTTTTATTGTATAAATCGCCTCTATACTTCCCGGTATTTTTACAACTGTTATGTCCTCCTTGGAAACACCGTGTCTTATTAAAC from Thermotoga sp. includes the following:
- the ribH gene encoding 6,7-dimethyl-8-ribityllumazine synthase; the encoded protein is LIRHGVSKEDITVVKIPGSIEAIYTIKKLLSLKIHDAIIVLGAVIRGETYHFNVVANEIGKAVAQFNMSSEIPIVFGVLTTDTLEQALNRAGAKNGNKGFEAALVAIEMANLRGKFRRDFFESDSNGG